The proteins below come from a single Drosophila busckii strain San Diego stock center, stock number 13000-0081.31 chromosome X, ASM1175060v1, whole genome shotgun sequence genomic window:
- the LOC108607180 gene encoding protein yippee produces the protein MGRIFLEHLGGLKLFNCAECHTNLTNRSQLISTRFTGATGRAYLFKRVVNLTFSNIQERVMLTGRHMVRDVMCKNCGAKLGWMYEFATEEAQKYKEGRVILEYALINEAEGFPSEVGGISH, from the exons ATGGGACGCATTTTTCTAGAACATCTTGGCGGTCTAAAGCTATTTAATTGCGCTGAATGCCATACTAACTTGACTAATCGCAGTCAATTGATTAGCACTCGTTTCACTGGAGCTACAG GAAGGGCTTATCTATTCAAGCGAGTCGTCAACTTGACCTTTAGCAATATACAAGAGCGTGTTATGCTTACGGGTCGACATATGGTGCGCGATGTCATGTGTAAGAACTGCGGCGCCAAACTGGGTTGGATGTATGAGTTTGCAACTGAGGAGGCACAAAA ATATAAGGAGGGTCGAGTCATCTTGGAGTATGCACTAATCAACGAGGCGGAGGGTTTTCCATCTGAGGTAGGCGGCATCAGCCACTGA
- the LOC108606862 gene encoding mitochondrial import inner membrane translocase subunit Tim9, with product MAKSPETVALDQLDKDQMKTFSDFLMSYNKLSEMCFTDCVRDFTSRDVKDTEEKCSLNCMEKYLKMNQRVSQRFQEFQMIANENALAMAQKTGKI from the exons ATGGCTAAGAGCCCCGAAACCGTTGCCCTGGATCAGTTAGACAAGGATCAGATGAAAACA TTTTCAGATTTTCTAATGTCCTACAATAAGCTATCCGAGATGTGTTTTACGGACTGTGTACGCGACTTTACCTCTCGCGATGTTAAAGACACGGAG GAAAAATGCTCGCTAAACTGCATGGAAAAGTACCTGAAGATGAACCAACGTGTGTCGCAGCGATTCCAAGAATTCCAAATGATTGCTAACGAGAATGCACTAGCCATGGCTCAAAAGACTGGCAAGATTTAG
- the LOC108606860 gene encoding RNA-binding protein 1 isoform X1 — protein sequence MPRYREWDLACKVYVGNLGSSASKYEIENAFSKYGPLRNVWVARNPPGFAFVEFEDRHDAEDATRGLDGTRCCGTRIRVEMSSGRSREGRGGGGGGGGGGRRGGRSGSGGGGAAARGADAGGRYRIKSTSTTSTTRTTTATTTTRTSTTPPLPSTSTTTTTTTTTSRLITTTTTATIAPAPPITTHILPPPTTTTTSTKTTTLPTKFLGFMLPIANFNKYDIFR from the exons ATGCCCCGCTATCGTGAATGGGATCTAGCCTGCAAAGTCTACGTGGGCAATTTGGGCTCATCAGCCTCAAAATATGAGATTGAAAATGCATTCAGCAAATACGGACCTCTACGCAATGTGTGGGTCGCACGCAATCCACCAGGTTTTGCCTTTGTTGAGTTTGAAGATCGACATGATGCTGAGGATGCAACCCGTGGACTAGATGGCACACGCTGTTGTGGAACACGCATACGTGTAGAAATGTCTTCGGGCCGCTCACGCGAAGGAcgcggcggtggtggcggcggcggcggaggaGGCAGGCGTGGTGGACGCAGTGGTAGCGGAGGCggtggagctgctgctcgcgGTGCTGATGCTGGCGGACGTTACAG GATAAAGTCTACTTCTACTACAagcacaacaagaacaacaacagctactactactactagaACTTCTACTACTCCTCCTCTTCCTTCAACAAgtacaactactacaacaacaactacaacttcACGTCTCataactactacaacaacagcaacaatagctcctgctcctcctaTTACAACACACATTttaccaccaccaacaactacaacaacatcaacaaaaacaacaacactacCAACAAAATTCCTCGGCTTTAtgttgccaattgccaatttcAACAAATACGATATATTCCGCtga